A window from Cryptomeria japonica chromosome 1, Sugi_1.0, whole genome shotgun sequence encodes these proteins:
- the LOC131045389 gene encoding gallate 1-beta-glucosyltransferase-like yields the protein MGMSGLHAVIVPFPAQGTINPLINLAQLLSSRGVFITFVNTEWSHKCISKAAHNDDEPAFKFLTIPDGLPPDHGRLANLGEYVIAMENLGASFAEQLVRRKNSSNHLHNNRKFHVLHSPSSQKTGSAPSDLLDIVRCLFYCSVQRQPSPLPRTYSCQSGGIEEGGQSDHLFASAASLSNKTNSWKSWRWDWRRVSTLSCGFCAWILREACMQLCRRVLKRGQKIGD from the exons ATGGGGATGAGTGGCCTGCACGCAGTGATTGTACCTTTCCCTGCGCAAGGCACCATCAATCCTCTCATTAATTTGGCCCAGCTGCTCTCTTCAAGAGGGGTTTTCATCACTTTCGTAAACACGGAATGGAGTCACAAGTGCATTTCCAAAGCAGCTCATAATGATGATGAACCCGCGTTTAAGTTTCTCACCATTCCAGATGGGTTGCCGCCAGATCATGGTCGCCTCGCCAATCTTGGCGAGTACGTAATCGCAATGGAAAATCTTGGAGCATCATTTGCTGAGCAGCTTGTCAGACGGAAAAACTCCTCCAATCACCTGCATAATAACAGAAAATTTCATGTCCTGCACTCACCAAGTAGCCAAAAAACTGGGAGTGCCCCGAGTGATCTTCTGGACATTGTGCGCTGCCTCTTCTATTGCTCAGTGCAACGCCAACCTTCTCCTCTCCCGCGGACATATTCCTGTCAAAG TGGAGGGATCGAAGAGGGCGGACAAAGTGATCACTTGTTTGCTTCGGCAGCATCGCTGTCAAATAAAACGAACAGCTGGAAGAGCTGGCGATGGGATTGGAGAAGAGTGAGCACCCTTTCCTGTGGGTTTTGCGCATGGATATTGCGGGAGGCGTGCATGCAACTCTGCCGGAGGGTTTTGAAGAGAGGACAAAAGATCGGGGACTGA
- the LOC131858457 gene encoding UDP-glycosyltransferase 85A8-like, with the protein MGIPILGWPYFCDQFLDCRFCKDVWKIGIDLEGVDVDENVVIKSEKIEKGVRRLMEGKEAQELRKRGMELKEAAFKAVGETGSSFMNLNRFIHDMTQLSKSASVRSA; encoded by the coding sequence ATGGGTATTCCCATTCTTGGATGGCCCTATTTCTGTGATCAGTTTCTGGACTGCCGCTTCTGCAAGGATGTGTGGAAGATTGGCATTGACTTGGAAGGCGTGGACGTTGAtgaaaatgtggtgatcaaaagCGAGAAGATAGAGAAAGGCGTGAGGAGACTGATGGAGGGTAAGGAAGCGCAGGAGCTGAGAAAAAGGGGCATGGAGTTGAAGGAGGCGGCATTTAAAGCTGTTGGGGAGACAGGttcttcttttatgaatttgaaCAGGTTTATTCATGACATGACACAACTTTCCAAATCGGCTTCTGTTAGATCGGCGTAG